The Planktothrix tepida PCC 9214 genome has a segment encoding these proteins:
- a CDS encoding AbrB family transcriptional regulator — MVKKKSSDPQPQPLTGEALLDKVKGLEHLSKEEKARECGYYTLTKNNVERVNMMKFLNALIDAEGIELDGKQQGNGRGGRSASYRISVQSNGNLLIGAAYTKQMDLNPGDEFEISLGRKHIHLKQVEAGDEEEES; from the coding sequence ATGGTTAAAAAGAAAAGTTCTGATCCTCAACCTCAGCCTCTGACCGGAGAAGCTTTACTCGATAAAGTCAAAGGACTTGAACATCTGAGCAAAGAAGAGAAAGCTAGAGAATGTGGTTACTACACCCTGACTAAAAACAATGTTGAGCGCGTCAACATGATGAAATTCCTGAATGCTCTAATTGATGCAGAGGGAATTGAGTTAGATGGCAAACAACAAGGAAACGGACGGGGTGGACGCTCCGCTAGTTATCGGATTAGTGTTCAGTCAAATGGTAACTTGTTAATTGGTGCGGCTTATACAAAACAAATGGATTTGAATCCTGGTGATGAATTTGAAATTTCTCTAGGACGTAAGCATATTCACCTCAAACAAGTTGAAGCCGGAGACGAAGAAGAAGAATCATAG